The DNA sequence aaataaacaaaaataaaataaaataatgataacaaagtgCCAATCAGTATCGTTgtttgttgcttctgctgctgttgttactgtcaaCGAATTTGGAAAGACGCTTAGACTATACATAGTTAAGTCGGCGTTTGAAGAAAGAACTGGATAACGAAGCATCAATAACGTTAGTTTTAGGTCTGTTCAAACTGAATTGATAGGCGAATCAAATTAGctgttatctaacacacacacacacacacacacacacacacacacacacacacacacacacacacacactttttcccccccttaaTCCAAACCAACAGCCATCAAAAATTCACATTGGCATACTGTGTCCGCCTTTCTTGCTTTGGGCACCGACAATGCCCAATTCATCCTAAAATGAATTGTAATAATTATATTTGCTCAGAATTTACTTCCGTGAAAACGGACGTTTAACTGTGTAGCCCTATCTCAAGACCTGCAGAGAATTACAAGTGTTCGTAGAAGCTGATTAGTTTGTTggttatatatctatctatctatctatctatctatctatctatctatctatatatatatatatatatatatatatatatatatatatatatatatatatatatataacaaagttgaaaacctacacctattttgttaaacaaaaaactaaaaatctgaattttcgctgccatccGGAAGCTTGGTCACatactacacttataacaggtgacgtaatacTATTTTTACGTCACCTTTCTGagccttacatgacgtcttctactacgtaaagatatcatggtatatatatatatatatatatatatatatatatatatatatacatatatatatatatatatatcacagattgacataagctttcagttgggtcaacagcaaagtgagagctgtatgttcGGTCGTTTTTCCACCACTGAAGCGCGAAGTCaattacagctttgtctttttcgTGAAGGACTTTAGACTATCAAactaggggaggggggcggggggcaagaTTGCAAATGGCTCTTAGTCCTGCAGCctctgggggctagttggccttttgggaatcatcccaacatCGAGTGATCtgttctaaaacaacaacaacccccccaaatccaaccaaaccaaaccaacaacagcaaaacccgtggccgagagagtgaggatgtaacttgggcaagacacactctccactataatcagtttCCAGCCCGGGAGATAAGTCGGGACAACAGTGAGTTGCCTTCTCTGCTATCATGACGGTCTTTATAAGTGGGACAAGCCTGACTTATCATTCATACAAAAACACAAAGCCCCTTTTGTGTAGACTGCCGTGGAGTCATGACTGTTAGCACAAACCCTCCTCAAGTTGACAGCCGTTGAgctgtgacacgcacacacacacacacacacacacacacacgcgcgcgcgcgcgcgcacacacacacacacgcgcacgcgcgcacacacacacacacacacacacacacgcacacacacacacacgcacgcacgcacgcacgcacacacacacacacacacacacacacacacacacacacacacattattaattTACTCCGCGAGAAAGcggaagagctgtgtgtgtgtgtgtgtgtgtgtgtgtgtgtgtgtgtgtgtgtgtgtgtgtgtgtgtgtgtgtcacagctggGGTGATAAATTCATGTCCACTTGGATgaggagacagggggggagggggggctgtacgggggacgggggggggggtgacaagaaGTGGGGAAGGCGTGTCCTTCGTTTTTTGCAGTTTGTTAGTGCGTAGGTCAGTAAGGCATCTGAcctccaagtcccccccccccccgcccccccgccctctcctctcccccgcactcacccccccaccccccaccccctccgacccctACTCCCCCGTTCCCCTTCTTTTTATAtcgataaaaaaagagagagagagagagagagagaagtggtgtgtAACGGTGCATGTGGATCAATATGCACGCTTTTATTATGATTTAAacgaaaggattttttttaaaactttttaaaaatccGAGTTATATTCATATCAGAATCTTAACTAAGcaagataaacagatagatagacaaacagacagacagatatatagatagataagacaagacaagacaagacaaattctttattatcgaggataatagataagcactggcgcgcttttttttttcatccagtccccgccctgaaacagggtctatactacacaatactgcatcatatatgtcactgcatgcactacacaaagctacgtaaagtcatagaatgcgaatactatagtACATAATAAAAGCATggtaaacataacacacacacacacacacacacacacacacacacacacacacacacacacacacacacacacacacacacacacacacacacacacacacacacacacacacacacagcacaagcatggtatcaataatcgatataaaaaataactaaataaaaaacagaacacacacactctctctctctctctctcactcactcactcactctctctcgcacacgcacacacacacacataagcatacattgtgtatgttaaaaaatactatactaatgtgaatataaaacagtaagtctaataaaaaaaaaaaaaatacacacacacatacacacacacacactaattcttgAACAGAGTGTAAGATCCCACTGAGAACGAACCTCCtaacattcgtctaatatcacttacagtgaaaagacgttaaactaaagaacgaacgaacgaacgaacgaacgaacacacacacacacacacacacacacacacacacacacacacacacacacacacacacacacacacatatatatatatatatatatatatatatatatatatatatatataaggactatgctcttatcggtacacatacatcaatacatcgaattgacaatggagcaactggcaactactgcatgaatatataactacatttaatggaaagaaatgaaagaaccgaagaagcaaacagaagtaacatgcattacaaacgaatgaaatattatgaaataatacttcaattcacacCCATAAAAAACAGGGGTACAATATAAtaggatgaggtgggggagtggggggacctgggcaaccgtacacaccaagagtcaatcggtatgaacaaagtggacattacactgtcataaggtgggaaaggtcattaactctttccatacgaacggcgaaagagacgacgttaacagcgtttcaccccaattaccatcatcaaactattgcaagcggaaggctcttagactgaagaggtgaacgttgacaaagaataccacaattctgacgacggaagctaaaggttggggtcattcagacacccactggacacccgaggggtctgtgtagaggagaagagaggactggccgagaagacaggactggccgtagtgagtgagttaatgttttttgaaggttaCAGTAGGGCAGCGGTGTTGTTTAACTGTTTGCTGGAAGTGAGTTCCAcagagtggcgcctgagtaaaccaaactggaattgaacaaatcaattcttgggattAGGATATGGACTTtagggggattccttgatgaatttacggagaatatagatagataggtagatagatatctgaacagatagatagatagatagatagatagatagatgtacagtTGACTCACTGTCGGAAAGAATttaagctaccccccccccccaatggtaGTCGTTGAAGAGTTTctgctatcttttttcttttctttttttcaatttttattattattttttttttacagttcccTTGTTTAACATGCATTTACAAAGTTATTTTGAACTATTGGAAGGGTTGCTTTGTTGTTTCCTGTGCaagtttttcctcttcttttttttgatggatgaatatatatatatatatatatatatatattcatatacttGTTTCTTTTTAGCGTCATAACCATGCATTAATTACACGGAGCGATAAGTCTCAATGTATGTTCTGTGTTTACTCTTCACAATAATCATGCCCAGCAGTGTGCCCTTCACAGATATGCCGATGTCTATACATATAAATTTCAGGAAAGTAACttattaatattaatatataatgtgtgtgtgtgtgtgtgtgtgtgtgtgtgtgtgcgtgcgtgcgtgtgtgtgtgtgtgtgtgtgtgtgtgtgtgcgtgcgtgcctgtgtgtgtgtgtgtgtgtgtgtgtgtgtgtgtgtgtgtgtgtcactatgtacGAAAATGTACTCTTTGTACAAAAACTTGAATCCGTTTCCTCTTACTCTGTCAAAACAGGTACGTCACGCAGGAAACGACGGTCTTGCCTGGGGAAATCAGCTTGCTGTAAACCGCGAGGTGATGAGGATGCTTCATTTAACTGATAATTATGTAAAACATGCACTGTAAACGTTTGTCTGTAGTTTGCAATGAGTATGCCAACTGATTTATTGAGTTCGTCATCTGCGGTCAATGAGTTTTGTACACGTTTAATTGGTTTTCAGctctgaagagagaaaaaaacaacaacaacaaaaaaaacaacaacctccgcTGAATAAGTGTTCACAATAATTGTAATTTATTTGCATTggccttctctcccctcctctctctctctctctctctctctctcctctgtctctctgtctgtctgtcggtctgtcggtctgtctctctctctctctctctctctctctctctctctctcctctgtctctctgtctgtcggtctgtctctctctctctctctctctctctctctcctctgtctctctgtctgtctgtctgtccgtctctctctcctctcctctgtctctctgtcggtctgtctgtctgtttgtccctctctctctctctctctctctctctctctctctctctctctctctctctcctctgtttctctgtctgtctgtctgtctgtctgtctgtctctctctctcctctcctctcctcacctctgtctctgtctgtctgtctgtctgtctgtccctctctctctctctcctctgtctgtctgtctgtctgtctgtctctctctctctcctctcctctcctcacctctgtctctctgtctgtctgtctgtctgtctgtccctctctctctctctctcctctgtctctctgtctgtctgtctttctgtctgtctgtctgtctctctctctcctctcctctgtctctctgtctgtctgtctttctgtccgtctgtctgtttgtccctctctctctctctcctctgtctgtctgcctgtctgtctgtctgtctgtctgtctctctctctctcctctcctctcctctgtctctctgtctgtctgtccgtctctctctcctctcctctgtctctctctctctctaaaagattGCAAATACAACAGATATGTATccagggcttgtgtgtgtgtgtgtgtgtgtgtgtatctgtgaataTCTTGTGATTATTATGTTTATTCTCTAACTCATTTCTACGTTGTGGTCAGTGATAAGATCACATCTTTATGATAACGTCAATACATATCCTGAACACGTCGAACACCACAAGCTGCCTCGAGGAATTTGCTTCTTGTGTGCAATATatacaggtacacaaacacacatacgctcccactctctctctctctttctctctctctctctctctctctctctctctctctctctttctctctctcatagacagcaaaaaaaaaaaaaaaagcaaataaagttCTGATTCATTTTTACACCTTTAGATTAGATTGGTGCGTGTGACATTAGATTGGGTTagattgattcacacacacacacacacacacacacacacacacactacaacaacaacaacaactactactactactactactattagagagtgcagtgatggcctagaggtaacgcgtccgcctaggaagcgagagaatctgagcgcgctggttcgaattacggctcagctgccgatattttctccccctcctctagaccttgagtggtggtctggacgctagtcattcggatgagacgataaaccgaggtcccgtgtgtggcatgcacttggcgcacgtaaaagaacccacggcaacaaaagggttgatcctggcaaaattatgtagaaaaatccacttcgataggaaaaacaaataaaacttcacgcaggaaaaaaatacaaaaagaaaaaggtggcgccgtagtgtagcaacgcgctctccctggggagagcagtcccgaatttcacacagagaaatctgttgtgataaaacgaaatacaaaatacaatatatatatatatatatattaccgctactacttctactgagaTCCCGTCTTCCCACTCACAAATACGGACCTACACACAGTTATCACAGGATCACAGAACCTGTTCTGAATTGCAAATAGTGCACAGGCAGACGTCAGGAAACAGACACTGGGGTCTAGCGGAAGGGACAATAAGGGTTCTTTCTGGTGAAGGACGTCTTCGTGGTAGACCATCGTGTAAGCCTGCCTCTTTCCTGTGATGTGGACGCTGAGATAGCGAGGATGGATGTGCTGGTGGATTTCCTGAAATTTTCTGACTGCATGACTTCTTGGTgaagcatcgtgtgtgtgtgtgtgtgtgtgtgtgtgtgtgtgtgtgtgtgtgtgtgtgtgtgtgtgttgtgttgtgttgtgtgtgtgtgtgtgtacgtgcgtgcgtgtgtgttgtttatttgtgtgtgtgtgttgttgttgatttgtgtgtgtgtgtttgtgtgtgtgtgtgtgtgtgtgtgtgtgtgtgtgtgtaattctctttctttctctctctctcacacacacaaacacacacacacacacacacacacacacacacaaacacacacacacacacacacacacacacacacacacacacacacacacacacacacacacactggggttgTGTTCCACTGCAGTTTACAACATTCAAGGTGGGTCATTATACATTTCAATCTTCAggtttccgggttcgaatctcggtaacgtcggctggtgggtaaagggtagatcgcccaggtcaacatatgtgtagacctgcttgtgcctgaaccctcttcgtgtgtacacgcacgcagaagatcagatacgcacgttaaagatcctgtaatccattttcagcgtttggtgggttatggaaacaagaaaatatccagcatgcacactcccgaaaacagagtatggctgcctacatggggggcaggggtgggggtatggagggagtaaataaacaaacaatcttACGCGTagaatgttgcatgtctgtctgagtgcgtatgcgtgcgtgcctgaaatctgattgaatgacacaggaaacgaatgacgagcgcccaattgcagccgtcagtcggctctacccaggaaggcagcatgttgtgcaaatgacccccgtgtttgtaatgcgcttagagcctggtctccgaccgaggataggcgctgatTTAATATccatataattcattcattcatccattcattcattcattcattcatcatgcgTCAGTTATAATCACAATGTATTACTCTTGTCCAATACAGCCGTGCCTTGCAAAAATGGACGATCTTGCCCGGACAAGTCTGCTTGGTGCAAAACGCAAGGTGAAATTTGCTTGCTTTACACATTATGTATAATTGaatcgctctttctctgtctctctgtgtcaaacaGGAACGCATGCACGCGCCTGCATGAAAGCAGGCAGACGCGCACGcgcggttgcacacacacacacgcgcgcgcgcgcgcacacacacacacacacacacattcacacacatgcacacaaatgcccacacacatacacacatgcatgtatgcacacatacatacatacatatatacgcgcacacaaacgcgcgcgcgcacacacacacacacacacacacacacacacacacacacacacacacacacacacacttcgtctcgCCACGGATGCTAAACTGAGACTGTTTATAAACTCTGTCACTGCAGACATGGCCGTTTGGAAAGGAAGACCAAGCAAGAGAAAGCCGGCCCGTTGCAAAATGCAAGGTGAAGAGAGTTAGTTTTCATATGTacgacttctgtctctctctctctctctctctctctctctctctctctctctctctctctctctctcacacacacacacacacacacacgcacacacacacaagaatatatatatatatatatatatagagagagagagagagagagagagagagagagagagagagagagacagacagacaaacagacagacgaacagacatacGGAGTAAGACAAAGAAAGCTAgattttggggcttttttttttttttttttttttttcgtttctgatATTGGTTcaatgttctttgttgttttttggatgttttttttttttttttcaatttgcaaAGCGAACAAAAGATCCCTAATTTTCCGAAACAACAGgtcaagagaagagaaaaaaaaacccaaaaaaacttctCTTCTTAAGGTACAGGTACAGGAACAagaaagttaaacaaacaaacaaacaaaacaaaacaaaaatcgttGATTGTTTTAAACGTCATATTCATGTTCGACAATTGAAAATGTCACTGTATTAACGCTTAGCTATTAACATCGTCTGAATTCATCACTGCAGACATGTCAGTTTGGAACGGACGTTCGTGCAAAGGGAAACTGGCTTGTTGCATAATGCAAGGTGAGAAAGATTTGTTGTGATTttcatattctgtctgtctggctgtctgtacgtacgtatgtatgtatgtattcatgcatacatgcatgtatgtatgtatatatgtatttatgtgtgtgtgtgtgtgtgtgtgtgtgtgtgtttagtgcgctcgcgcgtgtgtgtgtgtgtgcgtgtgtgtgtgtatgtgttcgtgtgtgtgtgtgcgcgcgcgcgtatgtatgtatgtaaaacatTAACTtaaataatgtatgtatgtatgtatgtatgtgtgtgtgtgtgtatgtatgtatgtatgtatgtatgtaaaacatTAACTTAATCATGTGTTTATGTAGACTCATACTTTAgttaccaaaaaaataaaaaataataataatgtgatgcTGTAAGAAAGCTTctagattttttgttttctttcttttttttttctatgaactTATGTCATCTTAATCTGTCACCGCAGACATGCCGGTGTGGAAAGGACGTCCATGCAAAGGACATCCTGTTCGTTCTGCTCGCTGCAAAACTCCAGGtgagcaagggaagtaactgctgtcccgactctcTGGGCTAGAAGTTGATCTTCGTGGAGTCTTGCCCAGgtgacacccccccacacacactctcagctaacagggttttaggacagtcggtgttgtgatggttcccaaaggccagctagccccccccccccccccccccccccccgcccccctcccccccacccccgaaggctgcagcaccaagagccaatgcaattttgcctcctagtttgagagtcatagtccttcatgaaagactaagctgtaaatgattttccatggcaatggagaaaccattgatgatgcagccctcattttgctgttggcccatctgtaaacttatgtcaatctgtgatgtaagctcaAACATACAGCACATAACTACGCAGTTGCCAATCGCAAGGTGAGCAAGATTAGTTTTATTTGCACATCACCACGCAGTCTCTCTTTCGTTTCCTCACTCTGTTTAGTAAGATAAGATTCAACTTTATCGCCTGTGGATTCACAGACATTTTGTCTTTTGGCTCGAGTACATGCAATATTAAAGAAAGCGCaatcatgtttttttgggttgtttttttttaaagaacgtgACCGTTCATTAATCTAATATGAATGACAATAACTTGAATAATAAAATCAACGCTGGCTAGGTAAGATAAACATATCcaacacttgcatgcacacaaacaggcagacagatgtgtagatgttggggagggggatatatataCGAAAGCATGTAGTAGTGtgtgagaaaagagacagacacacaaacagcagggggaagagaaaggagatatgatatattcatgtgtgtgtgtggtgtgtgtgtgtgtgtgtgtgtgtgtgtgtgtgtgtgtgtgtgtgtgtgtgtgtgatgatttacCCATGtgagttgtgtgggtggggggtggagggaaagtaTGACGGAGAGGTCATTCGTTTTTGCAAACGTGCCTCCGTGCAATATatacaggtacacaaacacacatacgctcccactctctctctctctctctctctctctctctctcatagacagacagacagacagacagacagatagatagacagatatatagatagatagatagacagatagatagatagatagacagattgatagatagatggatagattccTGTTAGCTAATGGTACAAGATATTTCAGTTGTTTGACAACAGTTTTTTCAGGGTTCGGGAAAAAATAAGTACAATCTAATCAGATTCTTTCccttgacagacaaagaaagctTAAGTTTCGCCGTTCACATATATGATTGCAGACCTTCCGATCTGGACAAGACGAGCACCCAAAGTGGAACCACCTAACTGTTGGAAAATCCATGGTGAGGGATATTTCGTTCTTTTAGTTTACATATTAtttactttactctctctctctctctctctctctctctctctctctctctgtgtcagtatatatatatatccacacacacacacacacacatatataatatatatacatattgtatatatatatatatatctgtgtgtgtgtgtgtgtgtgtgaagagagagggggggtcagagagagagaatagcacacacacacacacacacacacacacacacacacacgttgtttacATAGATAACACAAATGTTGTttgagaaaaaaatggaaaaaatatTAAAGTCGTAGCAAATTAgcaatgcaatttttttttgtacccaCAGAGAAAAAAGCGGTGTTTCAGCATTGCGAAGCTTAGAGTCGTCACGTTTTTGAAGATCGAACTTTTGAAtataagggagggggaaaaaaaaaatatatatataagatacaaCAATGTGACATCTACCGTTAAGCTTTCAGAATATTTCTCTCCTTCTGATGCGTCTCATCAATCATGTTACCAGTCTTTTCCCATCTTATCCTGCTGCGGAGAAGCCAACATGTATGGCGACACAatctgaaaaacaaagaaagataagagaggcaaggccttcaagactcacttgtgataa is a window from the Babylonia areolata isolate BAREFJ2019XMU chromosome 15, ASM4173473v1, whole genome shotgun sequence genome containing:
- the LOC143290104 gene encoding uncharacterized protein LOC143290104 — its product is MPSKQTTFTKAFGKSARIFSPMEVDHTRTGTSRRKRRSCLGKSACCKPRAVPCKNGRSCPDKSAWCKTQDMAVWKGRPSKRKPARCKMQDMSVWNGRSCKGKLACCIMQDMPVWKGRPCKGHPVRSARCKTPDLPIWTRRAPKVEPPNCWKIHGEGYFVLLVYILFTLLSLSLSLSLSLSLCIDQARPGFK